Part of the Lysobacter enzymogenes genome is shown below.
CCAGCGACAGCAGCAGCCCGGTCTCGGCCGCGCCGACGAACAGCAGGCCGTCTTCGGCCAACGCGCGCGCCAGCACGCCGACCGTGCGCACCTGGGTGTCGGGGTCGAAATAGATCAGCAGATTGCGGCAGAACACCGCGTCGTAGGTCGCCTGCGCCGGCAGGAAATCGAGGTCGAGCACGTTGGCGCGATGCAGGCGCACGCACTGCCGCACCTGCGCCGACAACTGCCAGCGGCCGTGGCCGAGCGCGCGGAAGTGGCGGTCGCGATAGGCCAGCTCGCGGCCGCGGAACGAATTGGCGCCGTACACCGCATGCGTGGCCTTGGCCAGCGCGCGTTCGCTGATGTCGTAGGCGTCGATGCGCAGCCGCTCGGGCGTCCAGCCGGCGTCGAGCAAGGCCATCGCCAGGGTGTAGGGTTCTTCGCCGGTCGAACACGGCAGGCTCAGCAGCCGCAGCGTGCGCGAGCCGTCGGCGCGCAGCGGCGCGAACGCGCGCGCCAGCGCGTCGAACGCTTCGACGCCGCGGAAGAACCAGGTTTCCGGCACCACCACCGCTTCGATCAGCTCTTGCTGCTCCAGCGGTTGGGCCAGCAGCCGGCGCCAGTACGCGCCGGCATCGCCCAGGCCGGTCGCGCGCAGGCGTCCGGCCACCGCGCGCGCGACCACGCCGGGGCCGACCGAGGACGCGTCGAGCCCCATCGTGGTCTTGAGCCAGCGTTCGAACGCACTGGCGTCCATCAGGCCTGCGCCGCCTGCTGGAACAGCAGGTCGTGGACGTCTTCGGGCAACAGCTCGCGCACGCCGATGCGTTGCAGCAGACCGTGCGCGTCGCGCGCGACCGGGCCGAGGTAGCGCGCCGCCGGCTGCTCCACGCCGCTGGCGGCGAAATCTTCGGCTTGCAGGCGCACGGTATCGACCACGCGTTCGGCCAGCAGGCCGAGCCGGCGCGCGTTGCCGGCGCGGTCGGCGTAATCGGCCAGGACGATGCGCGTGCTCATCGCTTCGCGCGCCGGCCGCGCCAGCGCCAGCCGGCACAGGTCGATCACCGGCACCACTTCGCCGCGATAGTCGAACACCCCGGCCACCGCGTCGTGCGCCTGCGGCAGGCGCCGCAGCTGCACCCGCGGCAGCACCGCCGCGACCGTCGCCGCTTCGATCGCGTAGCGCTCGGCGTCGAGTTGGAAGACCAGGAACAGCATGCGCGTCTCGGACTCCGCCGCGCTCAGGACAGCAGCTTGAACTTGACCACGCCGTCGCGCAGCCCGGCGCTGACGTGGTGCAGTTCGTCGATGGCCTGGTTGGACTGGCGCAGCGCTTCCACCGTCTGCTGCGCGGCCTCGCTGAGCTGGCTCAGCGCCAGATTGATCTGCTCGGCGCCGGCCGACTGCGCCTGCACGCCTTCGTTGACCGCCTCGAAGCGCGGCACCATCGCCTGCACGTTGTCGATCACCTGCGACAGCTGGCCGCCGACCTGCTGCACGTCGTGGGTTCCGCGCCGCACTTCCTCGGAGAACTTGTCCATGCCCATCACGCCGGCCGAGACCGCCGACTGGATCTCGCGCACCATCTGCTCGATGTCGAGCGTGGCGACCGCGGTCTGGTCGGCGAGGCGGCGGATCTCGGTGGCGACCACCGAGAAGCCGCGGCCGTATTCGCCGGCCTTTTCCGCTTCGATCGCCGCGTTGAGCGAAAGCAGGTTGGTCTGGTCGGCGACCTTGGTGATGGTGGTGACGACCTGGCTGATGTTGTTGGCCTTGTCGGCCAGCACCGCGAGCTTGGCGCTGATCGCGGCGGTGGCGTCGATCATGCGCCGCATCGAATCCTCCATCTCCGCCAGCCCGGCCTGGCCGCTGCCGGCCAGCGCCGAGGTCTGCTCGGCCGCGGCCGAGACGGTGTCCATCGTGCGCACCAGTTCCTTGGAGGTGGCGGCGATCTCGCGCGAGGTCGCGCCGATCTCGGTGGTGGTCGCGGCGATCTGCGCGGCCGAGGCCTGCTGCTCGCGCAAGGTCGCGGTGATTTCGTTGATCGAGGAATTGACCTGGATGCCGGACGACTGGACCTGCCCGACCAACTGCGACAGATCGTCGGTCATGCGGTCGTAGCCCTGGGCGAGGGTGCCGAACTCGTCGCTGCGCGCCAGCGCCAGGCGCTGGCTGAAATCGCCCTTGGCCATCGTGTCGACCGCGCGGGTCAGCTTGAGCATCGGCTGGGTGATCGCGCGCAGCAGGAAGAAGCCGACCAGCGCCGACAGCACCATCGCGGTCAGGAACGACAGCGCGATGCCGGTCTTGGCCGCGGCGATCGCGGTGTCGATGCGCTTGAGCGAATCGGTCGCGTAACCGTGGTTGTTGCCGAGCATCGTCGACAAGGTGGCGTTGTTGCGCTCGAACACCGGCGCGGCGCGCTCGCGCCAGGCCGCGCCGAGGCCGGGCGCGCGGTCGTGCGCCATCCGCAGCAGCTCGGTCTGCAGCGCGAACGCGGCCTGCGCCTGGCGCATCATCTCGCCGAACTGGGCGCGGTCGTCGGCGCGGTGGATGGTGCGGTCGTAGGCGGCCGCGGCGGCTTCGAACTCGCCGCGGCGCTTGACCACCAGCGCTTCCAGGCGGTCGATGTCGTCGTTGGCGGCGGCCATGGTCGTGGCGCGCACGTTGGCGTGGTAGGTCATCCACGTCGATTCCATCTTCGCCGCGGCGTACATGCCCGGAATCGAGTCGTCGCGCAGCGCGGCTTCTTCGGCTTCGATGTGCAGCAAGCGCTGCCAGGCGATGCCGCCCATCAGGGCGAGCACGCCGAAGGTCACGGCGAGGCTCAGCAGAATCCGCTGGCGAATGGTGATGTTGATCATGATCGGTTCCGTGCGGAGGCCGTCGGGGTCGCTGGCGTGGGTCGGCGCGATGTCGCGGCGCGGCGGGGGGAGGGTGGGAGCGCCGCCGCGGACGGCGCCCGCGCCGGGCATCGTGGGCGCCTGGGGCGGTGCCGGCTCCCCGGTACCGGTCGCGTCGGCTTCGCTACCGCCACGTTCGATCCACGTCCAGAGAGTGGTTATAGGTGTAGTTGCAGCATATGGAAAAGGTTGAAAACTCACAATTGTTGCTAAAGCAATGCGCGCCGCAAGGCGGATCGGGCGGCCCGGCCCGGGGCTGTCGGGCGAAGCCGGGCGGCCATCGCGCGGCCAGCCGGTGCCGGTGCACGGCCGTGGTCGCGCGAAAGCGTGATATGAACGCTTGCGGCTGCGGTGGTTTGCCGCACCCGCCGGGACGGCCGCCGCGAGCCCGCCGCCTTGCCGGCTTCGGTATACAAAAACGCGCACACTACGCCGCACCCAGGAGCCGCCCATGCCCCAGACCGTCATCCCGCAACTGCGCATCCTGCGCGCCGACCGCAGCCTGCCGTTCTACGTCGACGGGTTGGGCTTCGCCGTCGACTGGGAACATCGGTTCGAACCGGGCTTCCCGCTGTTCGTGCAGATCACCCGCGAAGGCCAGACCCTGTTCCTGACCGAGCACGTCGACGATTGCGAAGTCGGCGGCGCGGTCTACCTGATGGTGCCCGACGTGGACGAATGCCACCGCCGCTTCCTCGCCAACGGCGTGACCGCGGACGAACCGCCGCAGGACACGCCGTGGGACACCCGCGAGATGCTGATCAAGGACCCGGACGGCAACCGCCTGCGCTTCGCCGCCGATCGCGGCTGAAGGCTTCAGCCGGCGGCGTCGGCCGGCGGCGGGTGGTCGACCATCGAGCGGATTTCGCCGCGCCGCCACTGCTCCAGCCGCTGCGCGTAGCGCGGCGCGATCCGCTCGTAGTTGTCCCAGCGGTCCTCGGTCATGGCTTCGCCGGGCTTGCGCCAGTCGTTGGCTTCGCCGAACACGTCCTGCACGTCGGGCAGCGCGGCGGCGCTTTCCGGCTTCATCAGGCGCTTGCTGTAGGCGTGGCAGAACGCGGCGTGTTCGGGCCGCACGTCGTTCTCCCAGAACAGCCCATCGAGCGGGCCGGCCAGGAACGCCAGCGGCGTGGTCCGACGCTCGCGCAGGGCGGCGATCGCATCCGCGCCGAGGCGGTCGTCGCGCAGCACGCCGTTGAGCGCGCACCACGCGGCGAAGAACGCGTCTTCGACGCAATGCGCGGGATCGGTGCCGGGATAGAGCGTGGCGTAGTCGGATTCCTCGGCCACGGCCAGCAGCAGATGCAGCGGCCGGTCGTCGTCCTCGTCGAGCGTGGCCTTGGCCCGCAGGCCGTCGCGCGGCGGCGGCAGGGCGTAGCGGATTTCCTCCAGGCCGCCTTCGACCCGGCGACGGAAGCGCGCCGACAGCGCGGCGTCGTCCATCGACCAGTCGAAGCCCGGCGGCAAGGCGCCGGCGTAGTTCGGATACACGAAGGCGTGCGAGACCCAGGTGACCCAGGTGCGCCCGTCCTTGCGCGGCGGAAAATGCGCGCGGCTGGTCAGGTTCATGCTCGCGCCGACTTCGATGCCGAGCTTGCGGCTGCCGAGGTGGACGCTGTTGCCCGGCGTCGCGGTCTTGAACGGTTTTTTGCCCAGCGCCTGGGCGAGGGCGACGGCGGCGGGGTCGTCGATGCGCTTGCCGAGCGCGTCGAGCAGCAGGTCGGTGAGGTCCGTGGCGGTCATGAGGGCCGATCCTTGAGCGGGCGATCATCATATCGGCGCAGGCGGCGCTCGCGACGACGGCGGCGCATTGATCGGCGCCGCGCGGCGATGCATCCTCGGGCGCGAATCGCACCGATTCGATTCGAAGCCGCCGCGCACGCGCGGCCCGCGCCAGCGCAACGCGCACCCGCCACGGACCGCCATGAACCTCAACGTCGTCGAACTCAAAGCCTTCGTCCCCGCGCGCGATTTCGAGCGCTCCAAGGCGTTCTATCTGGCCCTGGGCTTCGAGGTGCCGTGGTCGTCGAACGATCTGGCCTATGTCCGCTACGGGCCGGTGGCGTTCTTGCTGCAGCGTTTCTACGTGCCCGAGCACGCCGGCAACTTCGTTATGCACCTGTTGGTCGAGAACGCCGACGACTGGCATGCGCAGGTCGTGGCCGCCGACGCCGCCGGCGCTTTCGGCGCGCGCATCGACGCGCCGCAGGACCGGCCGTGGGCGATCCGCGATTTCACCGTGACCGATCCGTCCGGCGTGCTGTGGCGCATCGGCCACAACCTGCCGCGCGCGGCGGACGGCTGAGCGGCGGCGCGTCGCGGTCGCGCCATCGCCGGCCTGAAGCCGCGGCAGTCCGTTTGAACGCCAACCAACCGCGCGGCTGGCGACTACTCGTCCGGACGCCGCGCTTGTGCGCAAACTCTGCGCCGTTCGCCTCACTCAAGGACGGCAACGGATGCAGGAGCAATGGACGCCGGCGTCGTCGGGACGCGGACGACGCGATGCGCCGCGCACGAGCGGCTTCGATTCGGCGCTGGCCTGGGCGGTGGTGGTGGCCGCGCACGCCGCGCTGTTGTGGCTGGCGAGCAAAGCCTTGATGCCGCAGCGTCCGCCCGCGGCCGGCGACCAGTTGACCTTGGTCTGGCTGCCGCCGCCGCCCGCGGCCGAACCTCCCGCCGCGGTCGCCGCGTCTTCGCCGCGCGCGCACTCCGCCGCGCCGCCGCGTTCGCCTCCGCCTCGCGCGGTTGCCGCCGCCGAACCCGACAGCGGCCTGACCGCGGTCGAAATCGCGCCCGTAGCCGCGGTGCCCGCCGTGGCCGCCGAAACGTCCGCCGAACCCGCCGTTGCGCCTTCGCGCACGCCGTGGGACCCACCGCCGCCGTCGCCCAAACCCTTCGCCAGCCGTCCGCCGCCGTTGCCGGGACAGGGCGCGCAACGCTTCCGCATGCGCCCGCCGCGTTCGATCGCCGCCGCGGTCGAAGGCGTCGGCCGCCTGTTCGGCGGCGGCGGGCCCAGCGACTGCGACGAGACGCGCAAGAACATCCGCGACCTCGCCGTGCTCGGCGCCGAAGCGGTCGCGCAGGAAGTGGAGGAGGAGCGGCGCAACTGCCGCTGACGCGCGCCGCCGGCGCGCGCGTGCCGGCGTGCTCGCGCGCCGCCTGAACCAGTCAGCCTGGCGCGCGCCGATGTAAAAAAATCATTCGCGCGAACGCCGCATCGACGCTTGCACGGCGGCCGGGTTAGACTGCGCGCCCGGTCGCAAGGCGGACCGTCGCGCAACGTTGAAGCAGCTTCGATCACGAAGTCCGCCGCACGCTCCGCGCCCGCCGCGCCGGCCACGCTACGGCGGCCGCGAGGCCGCTGTTTTTCGTTGCACCGTTCGCCCCGTCGCTTCAGTCGCCCCCGATCCCTTTACAGCATTCGCCACAACGGAGGTGCGATGTCTTCCCCGATCCTCCATAGCACGCTCCCGCCGCGCGCGGCCGCGCAAGCGCCGATCGTCCTGGGCTGGCGCGAACTGGTGACGCTGCCGTCGCTCGGCATCGCCGCGATGCGCGCCAAGATCGACACCGGCGCGCGCAGTTCGGCGCTGCACGTGGACGCGCAATGGCGCCTGGTCGAAGCCGGCGCGCCGTGGGTCGGCTTCCGCCTGCGTCCGGGCGCGCTCGGCGCCGGCGAAATCGAGGCGCTCGCGCCGGTGTTCGACGAGCGCGAAGTCACCGACTCCGGCGGCCATCGCACCCGCCGCGTGTTCATCCGCACCGTGCTGAGTCTGGCCGGCAGCGAATGCGAAATTGACATAAACCTGGCGGATCGTCGCGGCATGCGCTTCCCGATGCTGCTGGGCCGCACCGCGCTCGCCCGCGCATTCACCGTCGACCCCGCGCGCTCGTTCCTGCATGGGCGCGCGCGGCGGCGTCCGCCGCGCGCCTGACTTGCGCGGCCGGCGCTTGAAGCCGTACGCACACGCCCCATCTCCGCCTCATCCCGTCCGTCCTTCCCACCTTCCAGCCGATCCCGCCATGAAGCTCGCGATCCTGTCGCGCAACACCAAGCTCTATTCGACGCGCCGGCTGGTCGAAGCCGCCCGCCACCGCGGCCACAGCGTGCGCGTGCTCGACCCGCTGCGCTGCTACATGCGCATCGCCTCCGACGGCTTCCAGATGCACTACAAGGGCCGCGAGATCGCCGACTACCACGCGGTGATCCCGCGCATCGGCGCCTCGGTCACCCGCTACGGCTCGGCGGTGCTGCGCCAGTTCGAGCTGATGGACAGCTACACCCCGAACACCTCCGACGCGATCCTGCGCGCGCGCGACAAGCTGCGCAGCCACCAGCTGCTGGCCGCGCAAGGCATCGGCCTACCGGCGACGGTGTTCGGCGACAATCCCGACGACACCGCCGACCTGCTGTCGATGCTCGGCCCGCCGCCGCACGTCATCAAGCTCAACGAAGGCACCCAGGGCGCCGGGGTCATGCTGACCGAGAAGCTGTCGGCGTCGAAGGGCGTGATCGAGGCGCTGCGCGGGCTGTACGCGAATTTCCTGGTGCAGGAGTTCGTCGCCGAGGCCAAGGGCGCGGACCTGCGCTGCTTCGTGGTCGGCGGCAAGGTGGTCGCGGCGATGAAGCGGCAGGCGCCGAAGGGCGACTTCCGCTCCAACCTGCACCGCGGCGGCACCGCCAAGGGCGTGCGCGCCAGCGCCGCCGAGCAGGAGGTCGCGGTGCGCGCGGCCCAGGTCCTGGGCCTGGGCGTGGCCGGCGTCGACCTGATCCGCTCGGCCCGCGGGCCGCTGGTCCTGGAGGTCAACGCCTCGCCGGGCCTGGAGGGCATCGAGGAGGCCAGCGGGGTCGACGTGGCGGTCGAAATCGTCGACTACGTGGCCGGCCGGGTGCGGGAAAAACCGGCGCGTCGGCTGGTCGCGAGACGCTGAACGGGCCCTGCGGACCGGGGCCGGCTTGCCCGATCCCCGGCAAATGGCAAGCCGCGCAGGTCATCTGTCGGCGACCCGCCGAACGGCAGGTCCCCGGCGCGGAAGGGCCGGGCCGGGACGACTCCAATTTCAGGTTGCTGTTAACTTATCTTTAACACGACTTTTAACGACGGTTTAATCGAAATCCGCGTAGCGTTGGCGCACCGAAGCACTGTCGATCCCCCAATCACGCTCCTCGTCAGACGTCATCTGGGCGAACGCAGGTTACGGTAATCGGGGCAACACCTTTTGGCCCAGGCGCGGTGGCCCCGCGTCTGGGCCTTTGTTTTTCCGGGTTTCCGGCGCAACCGCGGGCGCGTGACTTCTGGCCCATTCGCCGCCGGCCCGCGATGCCGCCTGCTTGCGGGCGGGGGCGTTTCCCGTTCATTTTACAAACGCTCTGGCAGAATCCTCCGCCTGCCGTCGCCGCTTCGCGTGCGACGCCTCAGGAACCCAGGCATGCGGCCGATGGTCGTACCGCCAACCCCACTGGGACGAGCCCATGCGCATCCTCGTAATCGAAGACAACCAAGACATCGCCGCCAACCTCGGCGATTTTCTCGAAGACCGCGGCCACACCGTCGATTTCGCCGCCGACGGCATCACCGGCCTGCACCTGGCGGTGGTGCACGACTTCGACGCCATCGTGCTCGACCTCAATCTGCCGGGCATCGACGGCCTGGAGGTCTGCCGCAAGCTGCGCAACGAAGCGCGCAAGCAGACGCCGGTGCTGATGCTCACCGCGCGCGACAGCCTCGACAACAAGCTCGCCGGCTTCGATTCCGGCGCCGACGATTACCTGATCAAGCCGTTCGCCCTGCAGGAAGTCGAAGTGCGCCTCAACGCGCTGTCGCGGCGCGGCCGCGGCGTGCAGACGCGGGTGCTCAACGCGGCCGATCTGGAATACAACCTCGACACGCTGGAAGTGCGCCGCCAGGGCAAGCTGCTGCAGCTCAACCCGACCGCGCTGAAGATCCTGCAGGCATTGATGGAAGCCTCGCCGGCGGTGGTGACCCGGCAGGAGCTGGAGACCCGGGTGTGGGGCGAGGAGCTGCCGGATTCCGACAGCCTGCGCGTGCACATCCACGGCCTGCGCGCGGTGGTCGACAAGCCGTTCGACACGCCGCTGATCCAGACCC
Proteins encoded:
- a CDS encoding ATP-dependent zinc protease family protein encodes the protein MSSPILHSTLPPRAAAQAPIVLGWRELVTLPSLGIAAMRAKIDTGARSSALHVDAQWRLVEAGAPWVGFRLRPGALGAGEIEALAPVFDEREVTDSGGHRTRRVFIRTVLSLAGSECEIDINLADRRGMRFPMLLGRTALARAFTVDPARSFLHGRARRRPPRA
- a CDS encoding VOC family protein, whose product is MNLNVVELKAFVPARDFERSKAFYLALGFEVPWSSNDLAYVRYGPVAFLLQRFYVPEHAGNFVMHLLVENADDWHAQVVAADAAGAFGARIDAPQDRPWAIRDFTVTDPSGVLWRIGHNLPRAADG
- a CDS encoding chemotaxis protein CheW — encoded protein: MLFLVFQLDAERYAIEAATVAAVLPRVQLRRLPQAHDAVAGVFDYRGEVVPVIDLCRLALARPAREAMSTRIVLADYADRAGNARRLGLLAERVVDTVRLQAEDFAASGVEQPAARYLGPVARDAHGLLQRIGVRELLPEDVHDLLFQQAAQA
- a CDS encoding CheR family methyltransferase produces the protein MDASAFERWLKTTMGLDASSVGPGVVARAVAGRLRATGLGDAGAYWRRLLAQPLEQQELIEAVVVPETWFFRGVEAFDALARAFAPLRADGSRTLRLLSLPCSTGEEPYTLAMALLDAGWTPERLRIDAYDISERALAKATHAVYGANSFRGRELAYRDRHFRALGHGRWQLSAQVRQCVRLHRANVLDLDFLPAQATYDAVFCRNLLIYFDPDTQVRTVGVLARALAEDGLLFVGAAETGLLLSLGYASAQMPMAAAFRRQRSAPPALAVPEPWRAPALAPLRAPPARPIARPAVRPAPTPVAAAAATATIAATLEQARRLADHGAFEQAAEICQAHLRAHGPSAEALYLSGLIHGATGEDARAEDAFRKALYLQPDHTESLMHLALLLDAKGDAAGARLMRQRASRHRGRSA
- a CDS encoding response regulator transcription factor, whose translation is MRILVIEDNQDIAANLGDFLEDRGHTVDFAADGITGLHLAVVHDFDAIVLDLNLPGIDGLEVCRKLRNEARKQTPVLMLTARDSLDNKLAGFDSGADDYLIKPFALQEVEVRLNALSRRGRGVQTRVLNAADLEYNLDTLEVRRQGKLLQLNPTALKILQALMEASPAVVTRQELETRVWGEELPDSDSLRVHIHGLRAVVDKPFDTPLIQTRHGIGYRIAAPENG
- a CDS encoding bleomycin resistance protein — encoded protein: MPQTVIPQLRILRADRSLPFYVDGLGFAVDWEHRFEPGFPLFVQITREGQTLFLTEHVDDCEVGGAVYLMVPDVDECHRRFLANGVTADEPPQDTPWDTREMLIKDPDGNRLRFAADRG
- the rimK gene encoding 30S ribosomal protein S6--L-glutamate ligase, coding for MKLAILSRNTKLYSTRRLVEAARHRGHSVRVLDPLRCYMRIASDGFQMHYKGREIADYHAVIPRIGASVTRYGSAVLRQFELMDSYTPNTSDAILRARDKLRSHQLLAAQGIGLPATVFGDNPDDTADLLSMLGPPPHVIKLNEGTQGAGVMLTEKLSASKGVIEALRGLYANFLVQEFVAEAKGADLRCFVVGGKVVAAMKRQAPKGDFRSNLHRGGTAKGVRASAAEQEVAVRAAQVLGLGVAGVDLIRSARGPLVLEVNASPGLEGIEEASGVDVAVEIVDYVAGRVREKPARRLVARR
- a CDS encoding methyl-accepting chemotaxis protein, whose translation is MINITIRQRILLSLAVTFGVLALMGGIAWQRLLHIEAEEAALRDDSIPGMYAAAKMESTWMTYHANVRATTMAAANDDIDRLEALVVKRRGEFEAAAAAYDRTIHRADDRAQFGEMMRQAQAAFALQTELLRMAHDRAPGLGAAWRERAAPVFERNNATLSTMLGNNHGYATDSLKRIDTAIAAAKTGIALSFLTAMVLSALVGFFLLRAITQPMLKLTRAVDTMAKGDFSQRLALARSDEFGTLAQGYDRMTDDLSQLVGQVQSSGIQVNSSINEITATLREQQASAAQIAATTTEIGATSREIAATSKELVRTMDTVSAAAEQTSALAGSGQAGLAEMEDSMRRMIDATAAISAKLAVLADKANNISQVVTTITKVADQTNLLSLNAAIEAEKAGEYGRGFSVVATEIRRLADQTAVATLDIEQMVREIQSAVSAGVMGMDKFSEEVRRGTHDVQQVGGQLSQVIDNVQAMVPRFEAVNEGVQAQSAGAEQINLALSQLSEAAQQTVEALRQSNQAIDELHHVSAGLRDGVVKFKLLS